In Zingiber officinale cultivar Zhangliang chromosome 8B, Zo_v1.1, whole genome shotgun sequence, a single genomic region encodes these proteins:
- the LOC122013975 gene encoding 40S ribosomal protein S5-like — MAIQQQEVKLFNRWSLDDVDVSDMSLADYIAVTPPKHATYLPHTAGRYSAKRFRKAQCPIIERLTNSLMMHGRNNGKKLMAVCIIKHAMEIIHLLTDANPIQIVVDAIINRIAC; from the exons ATGGCGATCCAGCAACAGGAGGTTAAGCTCTTTAATCGCTGGTCGTTAGACGATGTCGAT GTCAGTGACATGTCTCTTGCTGATTACATCGCTGTGACTCCTCCAAAACATGCTACATACCTTCCTCATACTGCTGGAAGATATTCTGCTAAGAGGTTCCGCAAGGCTCAGTGCCCAATTATTGAAAGACTTACCAATTCTTTGATGATGCATGGCCGGAACAATGGAAAGAAGCTTATGGCTGTCTGCATAATTAAACATGCTATGGAAATTATTCATTTGCTTACTGATGCAAATCCAATCCAAATTGTGGTTGATGCGATCATTAACAg GATTGCATGTTAA
- the LOC122013976 gene encoding DNA-3-methyladenine glycosylase 1-like, with protein MQAQRKFQIAHYGRTPAKIEELAGSIECPGIAMSASQEEKKCSFITLSSDPVYVAYHDEEWGVPVHDDRVLFELLVLTGAQVGMDWTTILKKRNEFRVAFAEFDAESVSKFTEKQMVSISVELKLDLGRVRGISLSTLKQ; from the exons ATGCAAGCCCAGAGGAAGTTTCAGATCGCCCACTACGGGAGGACTCCGGCCAAGATCGAGGAGTTGGCGGGTTCTATTGAGTGTCCCGGCATTGCCATGAGCGCCTcccaagaagagaagaagtgCAGCTTCATAACACTGAGTTCAG ATCCTGTGTATGTTGCTTATCATGATGAGGAATGGGGAGTTCCAGTTCATGATGACAG GGTGTTGTTTGAGTTGCTTGTTCTAACAGGAGCTCAAGTGGGGATGGACTGGACTACTATACTGAAGAAGAGGAATGAATTCAG GGTGGCATTTGCTGAATTTGATGCAGAGTCTGTCTCCAAGTTCACAGAGAAGCAGATGGTTTCCATCAGTGTGGAACTGAAGTTGGATTTAGGAAGAGTTAGAGGaatatcactatctactttgaaacag